The DNA window CAGCCAACCGCATCCGGACGCGCGACGCCGTCGACCCAGCACGCGACGACACTGGTCATCGAACCCGTCGAAAGGAATGTCATGTTCGTCGCCATTCGCGAACTCCGCAGAGCCCGAGGGCGATTCGCACTGATCACGCTCGTCGTCGTCCTGGTGACGGTGCTCGTCACCTTCCTCGGTGGACTCACGGCAGGACTGCGTCACCAAAATGTGTCGGCACTGAACGCGCTGCCCGGATCGCAGATCGTGTTCGCCGCCAACGGCACCGATCCGTCCTATGACCGTTCGGCCCTCGACCCGGCGAGCATCTCTGGCTGGCAGGCGTCGGGTGCCGAAGTCACCGAGGTGGGCATCTCGCGCAATCAGGCGACCACCCATCAGCACTCCGATCCCTTTCAGGTTGCCCTGTTCGGCATCAGCGGTGCCGCTCGCAATCCCGCTCCGGGAACCGTATTCGTCAGCAGTCCGGCGGCCGCGGAGCTCGGGGTCTCGCCCGGTCAGACGGTATCACTGGGTAATCGCGAGTTCCGGGTTGCCAACACAGTCGGCGATCTCTGGTACGCGCACACACCGGTGGTCTACCTCGCACTGTCCGACTGGCAGCAGCTGAGCCCGAACTCCGGTGCAGCCACCGTCCTGGCGGTGAATCCGGCACCCGGCACCGACGTCGGCGCGTTGGCGAAGGCCACCCGCACCACAAGTATGTCCACGTCGGATTCGCTCGCAGCCTTGCCGTCCTACAACGCGGAGAACACCTCGCTGACTCTGATGACCCTGATGTTGCTGGCCATCTCGGCACTGGTCATCGGCGCCTTCTTTCTCGTGTGGGCCATCCAGCGCATCCCGGATACTGCCGTCCTCAAGGCCCTCGGCGCACCCACCGCCAAGCTCGCTGTTGATGCGCTCGGTCAGGCGGGCATCGTTCTGGTCGGCGGCAGTCTGATCGGCATCTCCGTCACGATCGGCGCCGGCGGGCTTCTCGGCTCCATTCCGTTCGTGCTGTCCACGAGCACGGTGCTGTGGCCGGCCACCGCCATCGTCCTTCTCGGCCTCGCGGGCGCGGCGCTGTCGCTCCGCTACGTCGTCACCACCGACCCACTCACCGCACTAGGGAGCACCCGATGATCACCGATACCGCACACATGCCCGACATCACCCCGGCCGCGCACGACGTCGCCCTCGACCTGCGGGACCTCACCCGGCGGTTCCCCGACGGCGATACCCGCATCACCGCTCTCGATCGGGTCGATCTGCGTCTACCGCGAGGTTCCATCGCCGCCATCACCGGTCCGTCCGGGTCAGGTAAGTCCACGCTGCTCGCCGTGGCGGGCACCCTGCTACGCCCGGACTCCGGCAGCGTCCACCTGAACATCGACGGCGATCCGGTCGAGGTTACCGGCCTCAGCAGGGCCCGGCTTGCCGCCATCCGGCTCACGCATATCGGGTTCGTCTTCCAGCAACCGAACCTCATTCCGTCCCTCACCGCGACCGAACAGCTCGAAGCCGTCGCGCGTCTCACGAGCTCGACGAGTTGGCGTCCGGCCCGAGCACGCCGCATCCGTGAACGCGCCCACGAACTGCTCGATGCGGTCGGCCTGTCCGAGCACGCCGGCAGGCTACCCGGCCAGATGTCGGGCGGGCAACGACAACGCGTCAACATCGCCCGTGCCCTGATGAACCGGCCCGACGTGCTGTTGGTGGACGAACCCACCAGTGCTCTCGACAGTGAGCGAGGGGCAGCCATCATCGATCTGATCGTCGAGCTCACTCGTGAGCGCAACACCGGAACCCTTCTCGTCACCCACGATCTCACCCATCTCGATCACATGGACAACACCTACGAGATGGTCGACGGACGACTGTCGATCAAGAACCCGAGCCGGCCGACTTCGTGATCGCCTGCACGATCCCCTCACCCACCTGGGACGTCGAAGCGCTGCCGCCCAGGTCTGCGGTGGCAAGTCCCGACGCCAAGGTGGCCGCCACAGCATCCGCGATGCGATCGGCGACGGCGGCCAGTCGAGGGTCGTCGTCACGATTTCCCCACCAGCGCAACATCATCGCGGCCGACGCGACGATGGACACCGGGTTCGCGACGCCACGACCCGCGATGTCCGGCGCGGCCCCGTGGGTGGCCTGTGCCATCACCTTGGTCGCGGAGCAGTTCACCGATCCGGCCAGCCCGAGCGAGCCGGCCAACTCGGCTGCGAGATCAGACAGTATGTCGCCGAACAGGTTCTCGGTGACGAGGACGTCGAACTCAGCCGGACGCCGAACCAGCAGCGCGGCCATCGCATCGACGTGCTTGTCGTCGACGACGACGTCCGGATACTCGGCGGCGACCTCGCGGCAGACGTCGCGGAACAACCCGGTCGTGAGCTGCAGGACATTGGCCTTGTGCACGATCGTGAGCCGTCGCGAGCGCTGCTCGGCGATCGCAAAGGCCTGGCGTGCAATACGTTCGGTGGCCTGCCGGGTGATCACCCCCACCGCGAGGGCCACATCCGGGGTCGGCATGAATTCACCGGAACCGACGGCCATGTTGCGGTCGGCGTACAGACCCTCCGAGTTCTCCCGCACGATCATCACGTCGATGCCGGGGGTGGTGGCCGGCACACCCGGGTAAGCGCGGCACGGTCGCAGATTGGCGTAGAGGCCATATCGCTTGCGGCACAGCGCACTGGGATTCGGCATGCGCAGATGCTCCGGCGGATACGACGCCGAGTCATGCGGACCCAGAATCCAGGCGTCCAGAGTATCGAGGACCGCGAGACTCTCCGCCGGCAACGACGACCCGTGCGAAGAGATCGCCGACGACCCCATCGGCAGTTCAACCCACTCGATGCCGACATCCTCGAGCGCTGCGGCGGCGTCCACCGCGGCGAGGGCACACGGCACTATCTCGGCACCGATGCCGTCGCCGTACAGAACGCCGATCCGCAGGTCAGCGCCCATCAGTGGGCCGCGTCGTCCCAGGACCGCCCGAACCCGACCGACACCTCCAGGGGCACCGACAGCGTGATCGCGGCACCCATCTCCTCGCGCACCACCGCCTCGACGGCGTCACGTTCACCCGTCGCCACCTCGACGACGAGTTCATCGTGCACCTGCAGCAGCATCCGTGATCTGAGCTCTTCGGACTGAAGTCGCTTGTGCACGTTGATCATCGCGACCTTGATGATGTCGGCGGCGGTGCCCTGGATGGGGGCGTTGAGCGCCATCCGCTCGGCCGACTGACGCCGCTGCCAGTTGTCGCTGTTGAGGTCCGGCAGATAGCGGCGACGACCAAACAGTGTTGCGGTGTACTCGTTACGCCTCGCCTCGGCGACGACGTCGTGCAGGTAGTCGCGCACCCCGCCGAACCTCGCGAAGTAGGCGTCCATCTGTTCCTTGGCCTCGTCACGGCTGATCTTGAGCTGCGCGGCGAGACCAAAGGCACTGAGCCCGTAGGCAAGTCCGTACGACATGGCCTTCACCCGATGACGCATCTCGGTGGTCACCTCGTCGATCGGCACGCCGAAGGCGCGCGACCCGACGAAGTTGTGCAGGTCCTCCCCGGTGTTGAACGCTTCGATCAGCCCGGCGTCCTCGGACAGGTGCGCCATGATCCGCATCTCGATCTGGCTGTAGTCGGCGGTCATCAGGCAGTCGAAGCCATCGCCGGTACCACCATCGTGCCCGCTCGATCCGCTCCCGGCGCCCACACCATCGGGCCCGCTCGCTCCGCTCCCGGCGCCCACACCACCATCCCCGCTCGCTCCGCTCCCGGCGCCCACAATGAAGCCCTGCCGGATCTCCCGTCCCGCGGCGGTGCGGACCGGGATGTTCTGCAGATTCGGTTCGGTCGAAGACAACCGGCCCGTCGCCGCGATCGTCTGGTTGAAGGTGGTGTGGATTCGCCCGTCGTCGGCCACCGACTTCAGGAGGCCGTCGACGGTCACCTTCAGCCGGGTGGCGTCGCGATGCTCGAGGAGATGAGCGAGGAACGGGTGCTCGGTCTTCTCGTACAAGGCCTGCAGCGCATCAGCATCGGTGGTGTACCCGGTCTTGGTCTTCTTCGTCTTCGGCATGTCGAGTTTGTCAAAGAGCACCGTCTGCAACTGCTTGGGTGAGCCGAGGTTGATCTGCTCGCCGATGACGTCATAGGCGGCGTTGGCCGCGACGCGGATACGCTGCGCGAAGTTCTTCTCCAACTCGCCGAAGTGGTCGACGTCCACCGCGATGCCCGCCGCTTCGAGATCGGCCAGCACAAAGGCCAGCGGCAACTCCATCTCGGTGAGCAACGGCAGCGAGTCGATCCGGTCGAGCTCGGTGTCGAGGACCTCGGCCAGTTCGACGACGGCGCGCGCTTCCAGCATGTGCTGTTCGGCGAGCTTCGCGGCTCCCCCGTCGTCGTCGAGCAGCGAGAGCTGCCCGTCACCGGACCCGTCGTCGGCACGCAACTCACGACGGAGGTAGCGCAGGGCGAGGTCGTCGAGGTTGAAGGTGCGCTGACCGGGCCGCACGATGTAGGCCGCCAGCGACGTGTCACTGGTGACCCCGGCGAGCGTCCAGCCCCGCGACCGCAACGCATGAATCCCCCACTTGACCTCGTGCAGGGCCTTGCCCATCGCGGGGTCGGCAAGCCAGTCGGCAAGGGCCTGCTCGTCGTCGGCGTCGACGGCGGTGACATCGACGTAGGCCGAGGTGCCGTCGGCAGCGGCGATTGCCAGGCCGGTGGGGTCGGCGCCGACCACCACATGCGGTGCGGTGACCGCGAGTCCGCTGCGTCCGGTGCCGGCGTGCTCGGCGAGCCACGCCCGCACCTCGCCCTGCCCCAACACAGCTCCGTCCAGATCGAAGCCCGATTCCGCTTCGGGCGTCGCGGAACTCAGCGTCGAGAACAGTCGATCGCGCAGAACTCGGAACTCGAGATCGTCGAAGAGCTGGTGGAT is part of the Gordonia bronchialis DSM 43247 genome and encodes:
- a CDS encoding ABC transporter permease, which gives rise to MFVAIRELRRARGRFALITLVVVLVTVLVTFLGGLTAGLRHQNVSALNALPGSQIVFAANGTDPSYDRSALDPASISGWQASGAEVTEVGISRNQATTHQHSDPFQVALFGISGAARNPAPGTVFVSSPAAAELGVSPGQTVSLGNREFRVANTVGDLWYAHTPVVYLALSDWQQLSPNSGAATVLAVNPAPGTDVGALAKATRTTSMSTSDSLAALPSYNAENTSLTLMTLMLLAISALVIGAFFLVWAIQRIPDTAVLKALGAPTAKLAVDALGQAGIVLVGGSLIGISVTIGAGGLLGSIPFVLSTSTVLWPATAIVLLGLAGAALSLRYVVTTDPLTALGSTR
- a CDS encoding ABC transporter ATP-binding protein, translated to MITDTAHMPDITPAAHDVALDLRDLTRRFPDGDTRITALDRVDLRLPRGSIAAITGPSGSGKSTLLAVAGTLLRPDSGSVHLNIDGDPVEVTGLSRARLAAIRLTHIGFVFQQPNLIPSLTATEQLEAVARLTSSTSWRPARARRIRERAHELLDAVGLSEHAGRLPGQMSGGQRQRVNIARALMNRPDVLLVDEPTSALDSERGAAIIDLIVELTRERNTGTLLVTHDLTHLDHMDNTYEMVDGRLSIKNPSRPTS
- a CDS encoding isocitrate/isopropylmalate dehydrogenase family protein — protein: MGADLRIGVLYGDGIGAEIVPCALAAVDAAAALEDVGIEWVELPMGSSAISSHGSSLPAESLAVLDTLDAWILGPHDSASYPPEHLRMPNPSALCRKRYGLYANLRPCRAYPGVPATTPGIDVMIVRENSEGLYADRNMAVGSGEFMPTPDVALAVGVITRQATERIARQAFAIAEQRSRRLTIVHKANVLQLTTGLFRDVCREVAAEYPDVVVDDKHVDAMAALLVRRPAEFDVLVTENLFGDILSDLAAELAGSLGLAGSVNCSATKVMAQATHGAAPDIAGRGVANPVSIVASAAMMLRWWGNRDDDPRLAAVADRIADAVAATLASGLATADLGGSASTSQVGEGIVQAITKSAGSGS
- the polA gene encoding DNA polymerase I, whose protein sequence is MSPAQSSTTATKTTTRGKKAERKPVLMLLDGHSLAYRAFFALPAENFKTATGQTTNAVYGFTSMLINLLRDEEPTHIAAAFDVSRKTFRSEMYPAYKAQRSKSPDEFNGQVDLTKEVLDALGIPVMAIEGYEADDIIATLATQADAEGYSVLVVTGDRDSLQLVNDSVTVLYPRKGVSELTRFTPAEVEKKYGLTPTQYPDYAALRGDPSDNLPGIPGVGEKTASKWIREYGSLASLVDHVDEVKGKVGDALRANLASVQTNRQLTELVRDMQLPAGPDELAMVGWDRDRIHQLFDDLEFRVLRDRLFSTLSSATPEAESGFDLDGAVLGQGEVRAWLAEHAGTGRSGLAVTAPHVVVGADPTGLAIAAADGTSAYVDVTAVDADDEQALADWLADPAMGKALHEVKWGIHALRSRGWTLAGVTSDTSLAAYIVRPGQRTFNLDDLALRYLRRELRADDGSGDGQLSLLDDDGGAAKLAEQHMLEARAVVELAEVLDTELDRIDSLPLLTEMELPLAFVLADLEAAGIAVDVDHFGELEKNFAQRIRVAANAAYDVIGEQINLGSPKQLQTVLFDKLDMPKTKKTKTGYTTDADALQALYEKTEHPFLAHLLEHRDATRLKVTVDGLLKSVADDGRIHTTFNQTIAATGRLSSTEPNLQNIPVRTAAGREIRQGFIVGAGSGASGDGGVGAGSGASGPDGVGAGSGSSGHDGGTGDGFDCLMTADYSQIEMRIMAHLSEDAGLIEAFNTGEDLHNFVGSRAFGVPIDEVTTEMRHRVKAMSYGLAYGLSAFGLAAQLKISRDEAKEQMDAYFARFGGVRDYLHDVVAEARRNEYTATLFGRRRYLPDLNSDNWQRRQSAERMALNAPIQGTAADIIKVAMINVHKRLQSEELRSRMLLQVHDELVVEVATGERDAVEAVVREEMGAAITLSVPLEVSVGFGRSWDDAAH